From a region of the Mercurialis annua linkage group LG1-X, ddMerAnnu1.2, whole genome shotgun sequence genome:
- the LOC126664574 gene encoding pleiotropic drug resistance protein 1-like isoform X2, translating into MESSCNENRVISGRATSFSIWRNTTMEAFSNCEDHYEDDEEALKWAAIEKLPTYLRIRRGLLNEEEIDVNSLDLTEKRNLLERLVKIAEDNNEEFLLKLKDRIDKVGLEMPTIEVRFEHLNVEAEAYVGSRALPTMFNFSVNIFEGFLNFLHILPSRKKPLPILRDLSGIIKPQRMTLLLGPPSSGKTTLLLALAGKLSKDLKSSGRVTYNGHGMKEFVPQRTSAYISQYDLHIGEMTVRETLAFSARCQGVGARYEILAELSRREKAANIKPNPDIDIFMKAAALEGQEADIMTDYILKILGLESCADTMVGDEMIRGISGGQKKRVTTGEMLVGPARALFMDEISTGLDSSTTFQIVNSLRQTIHILNGTAIISLLQPAPETFDLFDDIILLSDGQIVYQGPRENVLEFFEHMGFRCPERKGVADFLQEVTSRKDQEQYWASKDEPYSFISVKELAEAFQSFHIGRKLGDELATPFDKSKAHPAAITTKKYGVSKNELLKACISRELLLMKRNSFAYIFKMFQLIIMAFITMTIFLRTEMHRNTVEDAGVYFGALFFGVMTIMFNGLSELAMTVIKLPVFYKQRDLLFYPSWAYALPTWILKIPISFVEVAIWVILTYYVMGFDPNVGRFFKQYLILLMTNQMASSLFRLIASLGRNLIIANTIAIFSLLAILVLSGFVLSRDDVKKWWIWAYWSSPMMYVQNGISVNEFLGSSWNHIPPNSTESLGVTFLKNRRIFPEAYWYWIAVGALTGYICLFNFLFTMALKYLNPFEKPQAILSEEALSDKNPNRTGESIELSERGNASQRNVSTKASSARVSNLSNGNRDRKRGMVLPFQPLSISFDEIRYAVDMPQEMKSQGITEDRLQLLKGVSGAFRPGVLTALMGASGAGKTTLMDVLAGRKTGGYIEGHITISGYPKKQQTFARISGYCEQTDIHSPHVTVYESLLYSAWLRLPTEVNSNTRKMFIEEVMELVELTSLKEALVGLPGVNGLSIEQRKRLTIAVELVANPSIIFMDEPTSGLDARAAAIVMRTVRNTVDTGRTVVCTIHQPSIDIFDAFDELFLLKRGGQEIYVGPVGRHACHLIRYFEEIEGVVKIKDGYNPATWMLEITTAAQEAALGIDFNDIYKKSELYGRNKALIKELSRPTLGSKDLYFPTRYSQQILTQCTTCLWKQHWSYWRNPTYSAVRLLFTTFIALMMGTIFWNLGTKRSRIQDINNAMGSMYAAVLFLGFLNASSVQPVVAVERTVFYRERGAGMYSALPYAFGQVVIELPYIFVQTITYGSIVYAMIGFEWTISKFIWYLFFMYVTFLYFTLYGMMTVAVTPNHSIAAIVATAFYAIWNLFSGFIVPRTRIPVWWRWNYWACPVAWTLYGLVASQYGDVTEQLDSGETVQHFLRNYFGFEHDFIGIVAVVLVAICVLFGFIFALSIRAFNFQKR; encoded by the exons ATGGAAAGTAGCTGTAATGAGAACAGAGTGATTAGTGGGCGTGCGACAAGCTTCAGCATCTGGAGAAATACTACAATGGAAGCTTTCTCAAATTGTGAAGATCACTATGAAGACGATGAAGAAGCTCTTAAATGGGCTGCTATAGAAAAGTTGCCTACTTATTTACGTATAAGGAGAGGCTTACTCAATGAGGAAGAAATTGATGTAAACAGCTTAGATTTAACAGAGAAAAGAAATTTATTAGAGAGGCTGGTGAAAATTGCAGAAGATAACAATGAGGAGTTTTTGTTGAAGCTCAAGGATCGCATTGACAA AGTTGGATTGGAAATGCCAACGATTGAAGTCCGGTTTGAGCATTTAAATGTTGAAGCTGAAGCTTATGTTGGAAGCAGAGCTTTGCCTACAATGTTCAATTTCTCAGTTAATATATTTGAG GGATTCTTGAACTTTCTTCACATTCTTCCAAGCAGAAAGAAGCCGTTACCGATACTCCGTGATCTTAGTGGAATCATAAAGCCACAAAG aATGACACTTCTGTTAGGACCCCCATCCTCAGGCAAGACCACTCTTCTTTTGGCTTTGGCTGGAAAACTCAGTAAAGATCTAAAA TCTTCAGGAAGAGTTACATATAATGGACATGGAATGAAAGAGTTTGTACCACAGAGAACTTCAGCCTATATAAGTCAATATGATCTTCATATTGGAGAAATGACTGTCAGAGAAACTCTGGCTTTCTCTGCAAGATGTCAAGGGGTTGGAGCTCGTTATG AGATACTAGCAGAATTATCAAGAAGGGAGAAGGCAGCAAATATCAAACCAAATCCTGATATTGATATTTTCATGAAG GCAGCTGCTCTAGAAGGGCAAGAGGCTGATATAATGACAGATTATATTCTAAAG ATTTTAGGACTGGAATCATGTGCCGATACCATGGTGGGTGATGAAATGATACGAGGCATCTCTGGTGGACAGAAGAAGCGTGTCACAACTG GGGAGATGCTGGTTGGACCTGCAAGAGCACTTTTCATGGATGAGATATCAACGGGTTTGGACAGCTCTACTACTTTCCAGATTGTGAACTCACTGAGACAAACAATCCACATTCTCAATGGAACAGCCATTATTTCTCTTCTCCAACCAGCACCAGAAACATTTGATCTTTTTGATGACATAATTCTTCTCTCAGATGGACAAATAGTGTATCAAGGTCCGCGTGAAAATGTGCTCGAGTTCTTTGAACACATGGGCTTCAGATGTCCAGAGCGGAAAGGAGTTGCTGACTTCTTGCAAGAA GTAACATCAAGAAAAGATCAAGAGCAGTATTGGGCAAGTAAAGATGAACCTTATAGCTTTATTTCCGTAAAGGAATTGGCTGAAGCATTTCAGTCATTTCACATTGGGCGAAAACTAGGTGATGAACTTGCTACACCATTTGACAAATCCAAAGCACATCCTGCTGCTATAACAACTAAAAAATATGGTGTCAGCAAGAATGAACTCTTGAAAGCTTGTATTTCAAGAGAACTTTTACTCATGAAGAGGAACTCATTTGCCTACATTTTCAAAATGTTCCAA CTTATTATTATGGCTTTCATAACAATGACAATATTTCTGAGGACGGAGATGCACAGAAACACAGTAGAAGATGCTGGGGTATACTTTGGCGCTCTCTTCTTTGGAGTCATGACAATCATGTTCAATGGATTATCGGAGCTTGCAATGACTGTCATTAAACTTCCTGTTTTCTACAAGCAAAGAGACCTTTTGTTTTATCCTTCATGGGCTTATGCGTTGCCCACATGGATTTTGAAGATCCCGATCAGCTTTGTAGAAGTTGCCATTTGGGTGATTTTGACATATTATGTTATGGGCTTTGATCCTAACGTCGGAAG ATTTTTCAAGCAGTACCTGATACTCCTAATGACTAACCAGATGGCTTCCTCACTGTTTCGACTGATAGCATCACTTGGAAGAAATTTGATTATAGCAAACACAATTGCCATATTTTCTTTACTTGCCATTCTAGTTCTGAGCGGATTTGTTCTATCACGAG ATGATGTGAAGAAATGGTGGATATGGGCTTATTGGTCGTCCCCAATGATGTATGTGCAGAACGGAATTAGTGTGAATGAATTTCTTGGGAGCAGTTGGAATCAT ATTCCTCCTAATTCAACAGAATCATTAGGAGTTACTTTCTTGAAGAACCGTAGAATTTTCCCTGAAGCATATTGGTACTGGATTGCTGTTGGAGCTTTGACAGGATATATTTGCCTATTCAATTTCCTTTTTACTATGGCCCTGAAATATCTAAATC CATTTGAGAAGCCTCAAGCTATACTTTCAGAAGAAGCCCTTTCTGATAAAAATCCTAACAGAACTGGAGAATCTATTGAACTCTCGG AAAGAGGGAATGCTAGCCAAAGAAATGTCTCTACCAAGGCATCTTCTGCAAGAGTGAGCAACTTAAGCAACGGCAACCGAGACAGGAAGAGAGGCATGGTTCTCCCATTTCAACCGCTTTCCATCTCTTTCGACGAGATTAGATATGCTGTCGACATGCCTCAG GAAATGAAATCTCAAGGTATTACTGAGGATCGCCTCCAACTTTTAAAGGGTGTTAGTGGTGCTTTCAGGCCAGGAGTCCTAACAGCACTAATGGGTGCTAGTGGTGCTGGCAAGACTACCCTAATGGATGTCTTGGCAGGAAGAAAAACTGGAGGTTACATTGAGGGACACATTACAATATCTGGATACCCAAAGAAGCAACAGACTTTTGCTCGAATTTCAGGATACTGTGAGCAAACTGACATTCACTCCCCACATGTTACTGTTTATGAATCATTGCTTTATTCTGCATGGCTACGACTACCTACTGAGGTTAATTCTAATACAAGAAAG ATGTTCATTGAGGAAGTTATGGAGCTTGTAGAACTGACCTCTTTAAAAGAAGCACTTGTTGGATTGCCTGGAGTAAACGGTCTTTCAATTGAGCAACGTAAGAGGCTGACAATTGCAGTTGAACTTGTTGCCAACCCTTCTATTATTTTCATGGATGAGCCAACCTCAGGCCTTGATGCTAGAGCAGCGGCAATAGTTATGAGAACAGTGAGGAATACTGTGGACACTGGGCGAACTGTGGTGTGCACAATACACCAGCCGAGCATTGACATTTTTGATGCTTTTGACGAG TTATTTTTGCTGAAAAGAGGAGGCCAAGAAATTTACGTTGGTCCTGTTGGACGCCATGCTTGCCATCTGATTAGATATTTTGAG GAAATTGAGGGAGTTGTTAAGATAAAGGATGGTTATAACCCTGCAACTTGGATGTTAGAAATTACAACAGCAGCACAAGAAGCAGCTCTTGGGATAGATTTCAATGATATATACAAAAAGTCAGAACTATACGG GAGAAACAAAGCATTGATCAAGGAATTAAGCAGACCTACACTAGGTTCAAAAGACCTGTACTTCCCAACTCGATATTCACAGCAAATTTTAACTCAATGTACGACTTGCCTTTGGAAGCAGCATTGGTCATACTGGCGAAACCCAACATACTCTGCAGTGAGACTCTTATTCACAACATTCATAGCTTTAATGATGGGAACAATTTTCTGGAATTTAGGCACCAAAAG AAGTAGGATACAGGATATTAATAATGCAATGGGTTCCATGTATGCTGCTGTCCTTTTCTTAGGATTTCTAAATGCTTCATCGGTTCAGCCAGTAGTAGCTGTCGAAAGAACAGTATTTTATAGAGAAAGAGGTGCTGGGATGTACTCTGCATTACCATATGCCTTCGGACAG GTTGTGATAGAACTACCATACATTTTTGTGCAGACTATAACATATGGAAGTATAGTGTATGCAATGATAGGGTTTGAATGGACAATAAGCAAGTTCATTTGGTATCTCTTCTTCATGTACGTAACCTTTTTATACTTCACTTTGTACGGAATGATGACCGTTGCGGTTACACCCAACCACAGCATTGCTGCTATAGTTGCCACTGCCTTCTATGCAATATGGAACCTTTTCTCAGGATTCATCGTTCCTCGAACG AGGATTCCTGTCTGGTGGAGGTGGAACTACTGGGCTTGCCCTGTCGCCTGGACATTGTATGGATTGGTTGCTTCACAATATGGAGACGTAACGGAACAATTAGACAGTGGTGAAACTGTGCAACATTTCTTAAGGAATTATTTCGGGTTTGAACATGACTTCATCGGTATTGTTGCTGTTGTTCTTGTCGCAATATGTGTGCTCTTCGGATTCATATTTGCCTTGTCTATCAGAGCATTTAACTTCCAGAAAAGATAG
- the LOC126664574 gene encoding pleiotropic drug resistance protein 1-like isoform X1, translating into MESSCNENRVISGRATSFSIWRNTTMEAFSNCEDHYEDDEEALKWAAIEKLPTYLRIRRGLLNEEEIDVNSLDLTEKRNLLERLVKIAEDNNEEFLLKLKDRIDKVGLEMPTIEVRFEHLNVEAEAYVGSRALPTMFNFSVNIFEGFLNFLHILPSRKKPLPILRDLSGIIKPQRMTLLLGPPSSGKTTLLLALAGKLSKDLKSSGRVTYNGHGMKEFVPQRTSAYISQYDLHIGEMTVRETLAFSARCQGVGARYEILAELSRREKAANIKPNPDIDIFMKAAALEGQEADIMTDYILKILGLESCADTMVGDEMIRGISGGQKKRVTTGEMLVGPARALFMDEISTGLDSSTTFQIVNSLRQTIHILNGTAIISLLQPAPETFDLFDDIILLSDGQIVYQGPRENVLEFFEHMGFRCPERKGVADFLQEVTSRKDQEQYWASKDEPYSFISVKELAEAFQSFHIGRKLGDELATPFDKSKAHPAAITTKKYGVSKNELLKACISRELLLMKRNSFAYIFKMFQLIIMAFITMTIFLRTEMHRNTVEDAGVYFGALFFGVMTIMFNGLSELAMTVIKLPVFYKQRDLLFYPSWAYALPTWILKIPISFVEVAIWVILTYYVMGFDPNVGRFFKQYLILLMTNQMASSLFRLIASLGRNLIIANTIAIFSLLAILVLSGFVLSRDDVKKWWIWAYWSSPMMYVQNGISVNEFLGSSWNHIPPNSTESLGVTFLKNRRIFPEAYWYWIAVGALTGYICLFNFLFTMALKYLNPFEKPQAILSEEALSDKNPNRTGESIELSGRSQYTPLACIVSFPTIYVKYNTNKLINVHTERGNASQRNVSTKASSARVSNLSNGNRDRKRGMVLPFQPLSISFDEIRYAVDMPQEMKSQGITEDRLQLLKGVSGAFRPGVLTALMGASGAGKTTLMDVLAGRKTGGYIEGHITISGYPKKQQTFARISGYCEQTDIHSPHVTVYESLLYSAWLRLPTEVNSNTRKMFIEEVMELVELTSLKEALVGLPGVNGLSIEQRKRLTIAVELVANPSIIFMDEPTSGLDARAAAIVMRTVRNTVDTGRTVVCTIHQPSIDIFDAFDELFLLKRGGQEIYVGPVGRHACHLIRYFEEIEGVVKIKDGYNPATWMLEITTAAQEAALGIDFNDIYKKSELYGRNKALIKELSRPTLGSKDLYFPTRYSQQILTQCTTCLWKQHWSYWRNPTYSAVRLLFTTFIALMMGTIFWNLGTKRSRIQDINNAMGSMYAAVLFLGFLNASSVQPVVAVERTVFYRERGAGMYSALPYAFGQVVIELPYIFVQTITYGSIVYAMIGFEWTISKFIWYLFFMYVTFLYFTLYGMMTVAVTPNHSIAAIVATAFYAIWNLFSGFIVPRTRIPVWWRWNYWACPVAWTLYGLVASQYGDVTEQLDSGETVQHFLRNYFGFEHDFIGIVAVVLVAICVLFGFIFALSIRAFNFQKR; encoded by the exons ATGGAAAGTAGCTGTAATGAGAACAGAGTGATTAGTGGGCGTGCGACAAGCTTCAGCATCTGGAGAAATACTACAATGGAAGCTTTCTCAAATTGTGAAGATCACTATGAAGACGATGAAGAAGCTCTTAAATGGGCTGCTATAGAAAAGTTGCCTACTTATTTACGTATAAGGAGAGGCTTACTCAATGAGGAAGAAATTGATGTAAACAGCTTAGATTTAACAGAGAAAAGAAATTTATTAGAGAGGCTGGTGAAAATTGCAGAAGATAACAATGAGGAGTTTTTGTTGAAGCTCAAGGATCGCATTGACAA AGTTGGATTGGAAATGCCAACGATTGAAGTCCGGTTTGAGCATTTAAATGTTGAAGCTGAAGCTTATGTTGGAAGCAGAGCTTTGCCTACAATGTTCAATTTCTCAGTTAATATATTTGAG GGATTCTTGAACTTTCTTCACATTCTTCCAAGCAGAAAGAAGCCGTTACCGATACTCCGTGATCTTAGTGGAATCATAAAGCCACAAAG aATGACACTTCTGTTAGGACCCCCATCCTCAGGCAAGACCACTCTTCTTTTGGCTTTGGCTGGAAAACTCAGTAAAGATCTAAAA TCTTCAGGAAGAGTTACATATAATGGACATGGAATGAAAGAGTTTGTACCACAGAGAACTTCAGCCTATATAAGTCAATATGATCTTCATATTGGAGAAATGACTGTCAGAGAAACTCTGGCTTTCTCTGCAAGATGTCAAGGGGTTGGAGCTCGTTATG AGATACTAGCAGAATTATCAAGAAGGGAGAAGGCAGCAAATATCAAACCAAATCCTGATATTGATATTTTCATGAAG GCAGCTGCTCTAGAAGGGCAAGAGGCTGATATAATGACAGATTATATTCTAAAG ATTTTAGGACTGGAATCATGTGCCGATACCATGGTGGGTGATGAAATGATACGAGGCATCTCTGGTGGACAGAAGAAGCGTGTCACAACTG GGGAGATGCTGGTTGGACCTGCAAGAGCACTTTTCATGGATGAGATATCAACGGGTTTGGACAGCTCTACTACTTTCCAGATTGTGAACTCACTGAGACAAACAATCCACATTCTCAATGGAACAGCCATTATTTCTCTTCTCCAACCAGCACCAGAAACATTTGATCTTTTTGATGACATAATTCTTCTCTCAGATGGACAAATAGTGTATCAAGGTCCGCGTGAAAATGTGCTCGAGTTCTTTGAACACATGGGCTTCAGATGTCCAGAGCGGAAAGGAGTTGCTGACTTCTTGCAAGAA GTAACATCAAGAAAAGATCAAGAGCAGTATTGGGCAAGTAAAGATGAACCTTATAGCTTTATTTCCGTAAAGGAATTGGCTGAAGCATTTCAGTCATTTCACATTGGGCGAAAACTAGGTGATGAACTTGCTACACCATTTGACAAATCCAAAGCACATCCTGCTGCTATAACAACTAAAAAATATGGTGTCAGCAAGAATGAACTCTTGAAAGCTTGTATTTCAAGAGAACTTTTACTCATGAAGAGGAACTCATTTGCCTACATTTTCAAAATGTTCCAA CTTATTATTATGGCTTTCATAACAATGACAATATTTCTGAGGACGGAGATGCACAGAAACACAGTAGAAGATGCTGGGGTATACTTTGGCGCTCTCTTCTTTGGAGTCATGACAATCATGTTCAATGGATTATCGGAGCTTGCAATGACTGTCATTAAACTTCCTGTTTTCTACAAGCAAAGAGACCTTTTGTTTTATCCTTCATGGGCTTATGCGTTGCCCACATGGATTTTGAAGATCCCGATCAGCTTTGTAGAAGTTGCCATTTGGGTGATTTTGACATATTATGTTATGGGCTTTGATCCTAACGTCGGAAG ATTTTTCAAGCAGTACCTGATACTCCTAATGACTAACCAGATGGCTTCCTCACTGTTTCGACTGATAGCATCACTTGGAAGAAATTTGATTATAGCAAACACAATTGCCATATTTTCTTTACTTGCCATTCTAGTTCTGAGCGGATTTGTTCTATCACGAG ATGATGTGAAGAAATGGTGGATATGGGCTTATTGGTCGTCCCCAATGATGTATGTGCAGAACGGAATTAGTGTGAATGAATTTCTTGGGAGCAGTTGGAATCAT ATTCCTCCTAATTCAACAGAATCATTAGGAGTTACTTTCTTGAAGAACCGTAGAATTTTCCCTGAAGCATATTGGTACTGGATTGCTGTTGGAGCTTTGACAGGATATATTTGCCTATTCAATTTCCTTTTTACTATGGCCCTGAAATATCTAAATC CATTTGAGAAGCCTCAAGCTATACTTTCAGAAGAAGCCCTTTCTGATAAAAATCCTAACAGAACTGGAGAATCTATTGAACTCTCGGGTAGGTCACAGTACACTCCACTTGCTTGCATTGTTTCATTTCCTACCATTTATGTGAAATAtaatactaataaattaataaatgtacACACAGAAAGAGGGAATGCTAGCCAAAGAAATGTCTCTACCAAGGCATCTTCTGCAAGAGTGAGCAACTTAAGCAACGGCAACCGAGACAGGAAGAGAGGCATGGTTCTCCCATTTCAACCGCTTTCCATCTCTTTCGACGAGATTAGATATGCTGTCGACATGCCTCAG GAAATGAAATCTCAAGGTATTACTGAGGATCGCCTCCAACTTTTAAAGGGTGTTAGTGGTGCTTTCAGGCCAGGAGTCCTAACAGCACTAATGGGTGCTAGTGGTGCTGGCAAGACTACCCTAATGGATGTCTTGGCAGGAAGAAAAACTGGAGGTTACATTGAGGGACACATTACAATATCTGGATACCCAAAGAAGCAACAGACTTTTGCTCGAATTTCAGGATACTGTGAGCAAACTGACATTCACTCCCCACATGTTACTGTTTATGAATCATTGCTTTATTCTGCATGGCTACGACTACCTACTGAGGTTAATTCTAATACAAGAAAG ATGTTCATTGAGGAAGTTATGGAGCTTGTAGAACTGACCTCTTTAAAAGAAGCACTTGTTGGATTGCCTGGAGTAAACGGTCTTTCAATTGAGCAACGTAAGAGGCTGACAATTGCAGTTGAACTTGTTGCCAACCCTTCTATTATTTTCATGGATGAGCCAACCTCAGGCCTTGATGCTAGAGCAGCGGCAATAGTTATGAGAACAGTGAGGAATACTGTGGACACTGGGCGAACTGTGGTGTGCACAATACACCAGCCGAGCATTGACATTTTTGATGCTTTTGACGAG TTATTTTTGCTGAAAAGAGGAGGCCAAGAAATTTACGTTGGTCCTGTTGGACGCCATGCTTGCCATCTGATTAGATATTTTGAG GAAATTGAGGGAGTTGTTAAGATAAAGGATGGTTATAACCCTGCAACTTGGATGTTAGAAATTACAACAGCAGCACAAGAAGCAGCTCTTGGGATAGATTTCAATGATATATACAAAAAGTCAGAACTATACGG GAGAAACAAAGCATTGATCAAGGAATTAAGCAGACCTACACTAGGTTCAAAAGACCTGTACTTCCCAACTCGATATTCACAGCAAATTTTAACTCAATGTACGACTTGCCTTTGGAAGCAGCATTGGTCATACTGGCGAAACCCAACATACTCTGCAGTGAGACTCTTATTCACAACATTCATAGCTTTAATGATGGGAACAATTTTCTGGAATTTAGGCACCAAAAG AAGTAGGATACAGGATATTAATAATGCAATGGGTTCCATGTATGCTGCTGTCCTTTTCTTAGGATTTCTAAATGCTTCATCGGTTCAGCCAGTAGTAGCTGTCGAAAGAACAGTATTTTATAGAGAAAGAGGTGCTGGGATGTACTCTGCATTACCATATGCCTTCGGACAG GTTGTGATAGAACTACCATACATTTTTGTGCAGACTATAACATATGGAAGTATAGTGTATGCAATGATAGGGTTTGAATGGACAATAAGCAAGTTCATTTGGTATCTCTTCTTCATGTACGTAACCTTTTTATACTTCACTTTGTACGGAATGATGACCGTTGCGGTTACACCCAACCACAGCATTGCTGCTATAGTTGCCACTGCCTTCTATGCAATATGGAACCTTTTCTCAGGATTCATCGTTCCTCGAACG AGGATTCCTGTCTGGTGGAGGTGGAACTACTGGGCTTGCCCTGTCGCCTGGACATTGTATGGATTGGTTGCTTCACAATATGGAGACGTAACGGAACAATTAGACAGTGGTGAAACTGTGCAACATTTCTTAAGGAATTATTTCGGGTTTGAACATGACTTCATCGGTATTGTTGCTGTTGTTCTTGTCGCAATATGTGTGCTCTTCGGATTCATATTTGCCTTGTCTATCAGAGCATTTAACTTCCAGAAAAGATAG